In one window of Opitutus sp. GAS368 DNA:
- a CDS encoding EamA family transporter codes for MTSSPPSIHRQALLMLLLANLFWGLSFPVIKAMVFAHQQLVPGSSSWFITAYTVAPRFLIAAAVLVCLLGPQLRTFTRLEFKQGALIGVTAGIGMLFQNDGIQFTSASVSAFLTQFYAIMIPAWLALRSRRWPSVTVLACSVLVLAGVAILGNFDFGAMRFGRGEGETLLSSVFFMMQIFLLERKEFAGNRALPVTLVMFAVEGLLFAGLALGTTPSAAGLLAPWHSPLWIGGTLALTVFCTLGSFVLMNTWQPKITATEAGLIYCIEPLFASVLALFLPAMFSTWGGFDYPNEQLTWHLLAGGGLITVANVLIQLKPSSARASEGAAAKNGP; via the coding sequence ATGACATCTTCTCCTCCCTCGATCCACCGGCAGGCGCTGTTGATGCTGCTGCTCGCCAACCTGTTTTGGGGGCTGAGCTTCCCGGTCATCAAGGCGATGGTCTTTGCCCACCAGCAGCTCGTGCCGGGGAGCAGCAGCTGGTTCATCACCGCCTACACGGTGGCCCCGCGCTTCCTCATCGCCGCGGCGGTGCTGGTTTGCCTGCTCGGGCCGCAGCTTCGCACGTTCACGCGGCTCGAGTTCAAGCAGGGGGCGCTCATCGGCGTGACGGCCGGCATCGGCATGCTGTTCCAGAACGACGGCATCCAGTTCACGTCGGCCTCCGTGTCGGCGTTCCTGACCCAGTTCTACGCCATCATGATCCCCGCTTGGCTGGCGCTGCGCTCCCGCCGCTGGCCGTCGGTCACGGTGCTGGCGTGCAGTGTCCTGGTGCTGGCGGGGGTGGCGATTCTCGGCAACTTCGACTTCGGGGCGATGCGCTTCGGCCGCGGCGAAGGGGAGACGCTGCTCAGCTCGGTGTTCTTCATGATGCAGATCTTCCTGCTCGAGCGGAAGGAGTTTGCCGGCAACCGCGCGCTGCCGGTGACGCTCGTGATGTTCGCGGTGGAGGGCCTGTTGTTCGCCGGGTTGGCGCTCGGCACCACGCCCTCGGCCGCCGGTCTGCTGGCGCCGTGGCACTCGCCGCTCTGGATCGGCGGCACGCTGGCGCTGACGGTGTTCTGCACGCTTGGTTCCTTTGTGCTGATGAACACGTGGCAGCCGAAGATCACGGCGACCGAGGCCGGTCTGATCTACTGCATCGAGCCGCTGTTTGCCTCGGTGCTCGCGCTGTTCCTGCCCGCGATGTTTTCCACGTGGGGCGGGTTCGATTATCCGAACGAGCAGCTGACGTGGCACCTGCTGGCCGGCGGCGGCCTCATCACCGTCGCCAACGTGCTGATCCAGCTCAAGCCCTCCTCCGCCAGGGCTTCGGAGGGCGCGGCCGCCAAAAATGGACCGTGA
- a CDS encoding helix-turn-helix domain-containing protein yields MAKTPAPLSLWPLEAVLDALSPEARGSARRRLAPRRKVGATTRVGTDTPLWNRLVEEVRPLLKIRGEKAQLSRLLGVHRQAVNEYFVGRRRMPDAERVLLLQEWLRVRRAGKRPAW; encoded by the coding sequence ATGGCCAAAACCCCTGCCCCTCTCAGTCTCTGGCCGCTTGAAGCGGTGTTGGACGCCTTGTCGCCGGAAGCCCGGGGTTCGGCCCGGCGGCGGCTGGCGCCCCGGCGCAAGGTCGGCGCCACGACCCGCGTGGGCACCGACACGCCGCTCTGGAACCGCCTGGTCGAGGAGGTGCGGCCCCTGCTGAAGATCCGCGGGGAAAAGGCCCAGCTGTCCCGGCTGCTCGGCGTGCACCGTCAGGCGGTGAATGAATATTTCGTCGGCCGGCGCCGGATGCCGGACGCCGAGCGTGTGCTGCTGCTGCAGGAATGGCTGCGGGTCCGCCGGGCGGGCAAGCGGCCGGCCTGGTAG
- a CDS encoding DMT family transporter: MTDPAHRKAVGFLLLAALGWSLAGVLFKLVDWPPVAAAGGRGLIAALFLIAVRGRALRFTWSPLQLGTAFAYAGCTVLFAIANKLTTAANAILLQYTAPVWIALFGAWLLNERATRADWFTIVASFIGMALFLYEGLQLNNLTGILVALASGIFFAAMIMLLRKQKDASPIESIILGNLLGFLVGLPAMWSAGLPSGGSIAALVVLGVVQLGVPYLLYARAIPHVTALEAALLPVIEPILNPVWVMLFIGERPSPLSLLGGVIVVGAVTWRAIDSVRNRIAPAT; the protein is encoded by the coding sequence GTGACTGATCCCGCCCACCGCAAAGCCGTCGGATTTCTCCTGCTCGCCGCCCTCGGCTGGAGCCTGGCCGGCGTCCTGTTCAAGCTGGTGGACTGGCCGCCGGTGGCCGCCGCGGGCGGGCGGGGCCTGATCGCGGCTCTGTTCCTGATCGCCGTGCGCGGCCGCGCGCTGCGGTTCACGTGGTCGCCGCTCCAGCTCGGCACCGCCTTCGCCTATGCCGGCTGCACCGTCCTCTTCGCCATCGCCAACAAGCTGACCACCGCGGCCAACGCCATCCTGCTCCAATACACCGCCCCGGTCTGGATCGCGCTGTTCGGCGCCTGGCTGCTCAACGAGCGCGCCACCCGCGCCGACTGGTTCACGATCGTCGCCAGTTTCATCGGCATGGCGCTCTTCCTCTACGAGGGCCTGCAGCTGAACAACCTGACCGGCATCCTCGTGGCGCTCGCCAGCGGCATCTTTTTCGCCGCGATGATCATGCTCCTGCGCAAGCAGAAGGATGCATCGCCCATCGAGTCCATCATCCTCGGCAATCTGCTGGGGTTCCTCGTCGGCCTCCCCGCCATGTGGTCGGCGGGCCTGCCCTCCGGCGGCAGCATCGCCGCACTGGTCGTCCTCGGCGTGGTGCAGCTGGGCGTCCCCTACCTGCTCTACGCCCGGGCCATTCCCCATGTGACGGCGCTGGAAGCGGCGCTGCTGCCGGTCATCGAGCCGATCCTGAACCCGGTGTGGGTGATGCTCTTCATCGGCGAGCGGCCCAGCCCGCTGTCGCTCCTGGGCGGCGTGATTGTGGTCGGCGCCGTCACCTGGCGCGCCATCGACTCGGTGCGGAACCGGATCGCGCCGGCGACCTAA
- a CDS encoding response regulator transcription factor: protein MSKDTPLILPVQTGTRIFLVDDHPLVREWLGSLIERQADLGICGQAEDSASAFREISRLKPDVVIVDLSLQGESGLELIKQLQTLHPVPRVLVLSMHDEAFYAERTLRAGAHGYVMKRAATGKVIEAIRKILSGQIYLSESLAARIAQKFIGSSAQPGESLMSTLSDREVEIFRFIGQGYETKHIAEKLHLSLKTVQTYCGRIKDKLALANATALTHEAVRWYEHEQRNA from the coding sequence ATGTCGAAAGACACCCCTCTCATTCTCCCGGTCCAAACCGGCACCCGGATTTTCCTGGTCGACGACCATCCGCTGGTCCGCGAGTGGCTGGGCAGCCTCATCGAGCGTCAGGCCGATCTCGGCATCTGCGGCCAGGCCGAGGATTCCGCCTCGGCTTTCCGGGAAATCTCCCGGTTGAAGCCCGACGTGGTCATCGTGGACCTGTCGCTCCAGGGTGAGTCCGGGCTCGAGTTGATCAAGCAGCTGCAAACGCTGCACCCGGTGCCCCGGGTGCTGGTGCTCTCGATGCATGACGAGGCTTTTTATGCCGAGCGGACATTGCGAGCCGGAGCGCACGGTTACGTGATGAAGCGCGCCGCCACCGGCAAGGTCATCGAGGCCATCCGCAAGATCCTGAGCGGCCAGATCTACCTGAGCGAAAGCCTGGCGGCCCGCATCGCCCAGAAATTCATCGGTTCCAGCGCCCAGCCCGGTGAATCGCTCATGAGCACCCTGAGCGACCGGGAGGTGGAGATTTTCCGCTTCATCGGCCAGGGCTACGAGACCAAGCACATCGCCGAGAAGCTGCACCTCAGCCTGAAGACGGTGCAGACCTACTGCGGCCGCATCAAGGACAAGCTCGCGCTGGCCAATGCCACCGCCCTGACCCACGAGGCGGTGCGCTGGTATGAGCACGAGCAGCGCAATGCCTAG
- a CDS encoding sensor histidine kinase, translating into MVPPHLSRDNNPPPGNWTAGFWLRISSLHGSRRRRQVVLGAVVLVLLVGLVDFVTGAEASMLVFYFLPVALAVTGLSWRAGVVTALACVSIWLVGEALADHHYSNQLVRWWNACIALGTYLVLIWLLHSLLTLQRQMEERVRQRTADLTDEIAERERLEKVIMEISERERRRIGRDLHDDLGQHLTGTALAGQVLGEKLQARSAEEEPDAWHIVTLVEQGIEKTRNLAKGLLLAEIDPDGLRTALQELASATEDQARIICEFHCAETIRLEDSIAATHLFRITQEAIHNALRHGKARYIEITLRAEAGQLVLTVLDDGCGLPPSAARGHGLGLRIMAHRAAMINAGFTIERQPDGGTLVTCRLPA; encoded by the coding sequence ATGGTCCCGCCGCATCTGTCTCGGGATAACAACCCGCCGCCGGGCAACTGGACGGCCGGTTTCTGGCTGCGGATCAGCTCCCTGCATGGCAGCCGGCGCCGGCGGCAGGTGGTATTGGGCGCCGTCGTGCTGGTGTTGCTGGTCGGGCTCGTGGACTTCGTCACCGGGGCCGAGGCTTCGATGCTGGTGTTCTATTTCCTGCCGGTGGCCCTCGCGGTCACCGGCCTGAGCTGGCGGGCCGGCGTCGTGACCGCCCTCGCGTGTGTCAGCATCTGGCTGGTGGGCGAAGCGCTGGCGGACCATCACTACAGCAACCAGCTGGTGCGCTGGTGGAACGCCTGCATCGCCCTCGGCACCTACCTCGTGCTCATCTGGCTGTTGCACAGCCTGCTGACCCTGCAGCGCCAGATGGAAGAGCGCGTGCGCCAGCGGACGGCGGATCTCACCGATGAGATTGCGGAACGCGAACGCCTCGAGAAGGTGATCATGGAGATCAGCGAGCGCGAGCGCCGCCGCATCGGCCGCGACCTGCATGACGACCTCGGGCAGCATCTCACCGGAACCGCGCTGGCCGGCCAGGTCCTCGGCGAGAAACTCCAGGCCCGCTCGGCCGAGGAGGAGCCCGACGCCTGGCACATCGTCACGCTGGTCGAACAGGGCATTGAAAAGACCCGCAACCTGGCCAAGGGGCTCCTGCTGGCGGAAATCGATCCCGACGGCCTGCGCACCGCGCTGCAGGAACTGGCCTCCGCCACGGAGGACCAGGCGCGCATCATCTGCGAATTCCACTGCGCCGAGACCATCCGGCTGGAGGACAGTATCGCCGCGACCCACCTCTTCCGCATCACCCAGGAGGCGATCCACAATGCCCTGCGGCACGGCAAGGCCAGATACATCGAGATCACCCTGCGGGCCGAGGCCGGACAGCTGGTCCTCACGGTGTTGGATGACGGCTGCGGTCTGCCTCCGTCGGCCGCGCGCGGCCACGGGCTGGGCCTGCGCATCATGGCGCACCGCGCTGCGATGATAAACGCCGGTTTCACCATTGAACGCCAACCCGACGGCGGCACGCTGGTCACCTGTCGCCTCCCCGCCTGA
- a CDS encoding prepilin-type N-terminal cleavage/methylation domain-containing protein, producing MHNNNKHTQGFTLVEIMIVVVIIGLLAAMAIPAFQKVRQSSQDKAVLNNARQLSAAADQFFLENGVSTCASTDLVGATNYVKAVNTVAQETYPVGFTQGVTITISGVAGARTVTYAP from the coding sequence ATGCATAATAATAATAAACATACCCAAGGTTTCACGCTCGTTGAAATCATGATCGTCGTGGTCATCATCGGCCTCCTGGCCGCGATGGCCATTCCCGCGTTCCAGAAGGTCCGCCAGTCCTCGCAGGACAAAGCGGTGTTGAACAACGCCCGCCAGCTGTCGGCGGCCGCTGACCAATTCTTCCTGGAGAACGGTGTCTCCACCTGTGCCTCGACTGACCTCGTGGGTGCAACGAACTACGTGAAGGCCGTCAACACGGTCGCGCAGGAGACCTACCCGGTCGGCTTCACCCAGGGTGTCACCATTACGATCTCCGGCGTCGCCGGTGCCCGCACCGTGACCTACGCCCCATGA
- a CDS encoding undecaprenyl-diphosphate phosphatase, producing MTFLQILLLGLVQGAAELLPVSSSAHVIVVEKLLGLDPASPEMTFLLVMLHTGTMFAVIGYFWRAWRERYFSSVAAFREIVVLSVVATGFTGMVGLVLKHLIEKIFLGHGDIELLFGNLFLVGAALAAAGALILWSGRRAPAAGTERAPDWRAAAWIGAVQGLCLPFRGFSRSGATISTGLLLGVGRMRLEEFSFVLAVVLTPLAIGRELLRLLKAHGPTGGQLHLGALLGPGLLGMACSFAAGLLALKFLSRLLETGRWSLFGYYCLAAAGGVLLLAAAGL from the coding sequence ATGACCTTTCTCCAAATCCTGCTGCTGGGCCTCGTTCAGGGCGCCGCCGAACTCCTGCCGGTGTCCAGCTCGGCCCATGTCATTGTCGTCGAGAAGCTGCTGGGGCTCGACCCGGCGAGCCCCGAGATGACCTTCCTGCTCGTGATGTTGCACACCGGCACCATGTTCGCGGTGATCGGCTATTTCTGGCGGGCGTGGCGGGAGCGCTATTTCTCCAGCGTGGCGGCGTTCCGCGAGATCGTGGTCCTGAGCGTCGTTGCGACCGGGTTCACCGGGATGGTCGGACTCGTGCTCAAGCACCTGATCGAGAAAATATTCCTGGGCCACGGCGACATCGAGCTGCTCTTTGGCAACCTGTTCCTGGTCGGGGCGGCGCTCGCGGCCGCGGGTGCGCTGATCCTTTGGTCCGGCCGGCGGGCGCCGGCGGCCGGAACGGAACGGGCGCCGGACTGGCGCGCGGCCGCCTGGATCGGCGCGGTGCAGGGGCTGTGCCTGCCGTTCCGTGGATTTTCCCGTTCGGGGGCGACCATCTCGACCGGCTTGCTGCTCGGGGTGGGCCGGATGCGCCTGGAGGAATTCAGTTTCGTCCTGGCCGTCGTGCTGACGCCACTGGCAATCGGGCGCGAGCTGCTGCGCCTGCTGAAGGCGCATGGCCCGACCGGCGGTCAGCTCCATCTCGGCGCGCTGCTCGGGCCCGGCCTGCTCGGCATGGCCTGCAGTTTTGCGGCCGGCTTGCTGGCGCTGAAATTCCTGTCGCGCCTGCTGGAGACGGGCCGCTGGAGCCTTTTCGGCTATTACTGCCTGGCCGCCGCGGGCGGCGTGCTGCTGCTGGCCGCGGCGGGCCTCTGA